TTCTTGATCAGGTGATGGTCGACGAACGGACCCTTCTTCAGTGAACGTGCCATGGTCGGTTAGCTCCTGCGATCGCGCACGATGAACTGCTGCGTCCGCTTGTTGTGGCGGGTCTTGTAACCCTTGGTCGGCACGCCCCACGGGGTGACCGGATGCGGGTTGCCCTGGCCGGCCTTGGCCTCGCCACCACCGTGCGGGTGGTCGACGGGGTTCATGGCGGCACCACGGACGGTCGGCTTGATGCCGCGCCAGCGCGAAGCACCGGCCTTGCCCAGCTTCTGCAGGTTGTGCTCGACGTTGCCCACTTCACCGATGGTGGCGCGGCACTCGGCAGGCACGCGACGCATCTCGCCGGAACGCAGGCGGACGGTGGCGTAGAGGCCGTCGCGGGCGACGAGCTGTACGCCGGCGCCGGCGGCACGGGCGATCTGCGCGCCCTTGCCCGGCTTCATCTCGACGCAATGCACGGTGGAACCGACCGGGATGTTACGCAGCGGCAGCGTGTTGCCCGCCTTGATCGGCGCATCATTGCCCGCGATCACCTGGTCGCCGGCCTTGAGGCCCTTCGGCGCGATGATGTAGCGGCGCTCACCGTCGACGTAGCACAGCAGCGCGATGTGAGCGGTGCGGTTCGGGTCGTACTCGATGCGCTCGACGCGCGCCGGAATGCCTTCCTTGTCGCGCTTGAAGTCGATGATGCGGTAGTGCTGCTTGTGGCCGCCACCCATGTGCCGCGTGGTGATGCGGCCATGGTGGTTGCGACCACCGGTCTTGCTCTGCGGCTCGACGAGGGCGGCGTGCGGCGCACCCTTGTGGAGTTCCGGCGTGACCACGCGGACCGCTGAACGGCGGCCGGGCGAGGTGGGCTTGAATTTCATCAATGGCATGGGGTCTTCCTCAGGCCTTGGTGTTCATGACGTCGATCGACTGGCCGTCGGCCAGCGTCACGTAGGCCTTGCGCCAATCGCCGCGGCGACCGTTGCGGTTGCGGAAGGCCTTCTGCTTGCCTTTCACGTTGAGCACGTTGACGGCTTCGACCTTGACGGCGAACAGCTTTTCGATCGCGATCTTGATGTCGGCCTTGGTGGCATCGGTCGCCACTTCGAACGCGTACTGGTTGGACACTTCCTGCAGGCGTGCGGTCTTCTCGGACACGCGCGGCGCACGGATCAGTGCATAGAGCTTGGCGTCATTCATGCCAGCCACTCCTCGATCTTCTTGATGGCGTCGGCGGTGACCAGCACGCTGTCGGCGCCGACCAGCGAAACCGGATCCAGGCCCTGGACGTCACGGATCTGCACGTACGGCAGGTTGCGCGCCGACAGGTACAGGTGGTCCGAAGCGTCCTCGGTCACGATCAGCGGGCGCTTGCCCAGATCGAGGCCCTTGAGCTTCTCGGCGAACGCGCTGGTGTTGGTCTCCGCGACGTCGAAGGACTCGACGACCTGCAGGCGACCCTGGCGGGCCAGCTCGGACAGGATGGTCGACATCGCCGCGCGGTACATCTTGCGGTTGACCTTCTGCTCGAAGCTGCGCGGCTTGGCCGCGAACGTCACGCCGCCGCCGACGAAGATCGGGGCCGTCAGGGCGCCATGACGCGCGCCGCCACCCTTCTGCTTCTTCGACTTCTTGGTCGTGCCGCTGACTTCCGAGCGGGTCTTCTGCGCCTTGGTACCCGAGCGGCCGGCATTGCGGTAAGCCACCACGACCTGGTGAACCAGGTCCATGTTGAACTCGCGGCCGAACACGCCTTCGGAAACCGACATCTTGTCGCTGCTACCGTTGATGGAGAGTTCCATCGTCATCTCTCCTTATGCCTTGCTCGTGGGACGCACGATCACGTCGCCACCCGGGGCGCCCGGAACCGCGCCCTTGACTGCGATCAGGCCGCGCTCGGCGTCGACCCGGACCACTTCGAGGTTCTGCGTGCTCTGGCGCACCGCACCCATGTGACCGGACATCTTCTTGCCCGGGAACACGCGGCCCGGCGTCTGGCGCTGGCCGATCGAGCCCGGCGAACGGTGCGACAGCGAGTTGCCGTGCGTCGCGTCGCCCATCTTGAAATTCCAGCGCTTGATCGTGCCCTGGAAGCCCTTGCCCTTGGTCACGCCCTCGACGTCGACGATCTGGCCAACTTCGAAGATATCGGCGCGGATCTCGCCGCCCACTTCGAAACCGCCGATCTGGTCGTCGCCGACGCGCAGTTCCCACAGGCCACGGCCGGCTTCAACCTTGGCCTTGGCCAGGTGACCCGTCTCGGGCTTGTTGACCAGCACGGCACGCTTGGTGCCGACGGCGACCTGCACGGCGCTGTAGCCGTCGGTCTCCTGGGTCTTGATCTGGGTGATGCGGTTGGGGGTGGCTTCGATCAGGGTGACCGGGATGGACTGGCCATCCTCGGTGAACACCCTGGTCATGCCGGCCTTGCGACCGACAATGCCCAACGAATATCGCTTCGCGGTCATGGTGGCGTCCTCAGGTCAGCTTGATCTGGACGTCGACGCCAGCCGCGAGCTCGAGCTTCATCAGCGCGTCCACGGTCTTGTCGTTGGGGTCGACGATGTCGAGCACGCGCTTGTGCGTGCGGGTCTCATACTGGTCGCGCGCGTCCTTGTCGACGTGCGGCGAGGTCAGGATGGTGTAACGCTCGATCTTGGTCGGCAGGGGAATCGGGCCGCGCACCTGGGCGCCCGTCCTCTTGGCCGTTTCGACGATCTCGCTGGCCGAACGGTCGATCAGTCGATGATCGAACGCTTTCAGCCGGATCCGGATTTTCTGGTCCGCCATGACGGAATTCCTTCTTTAAAGAGCGACAGGCCCGCGGCTGGATGCGCGGAACCCCGTGAAATCAATGGATGCCAAGGCTGGAGACCCCGCCCGGCGACCGTCCTTGAAAACAACAAGGCAGGCCAGTTACCCGGCCCGCCCAGACGGAGATGCGGACGCGACGATTCCCCTGGTCACTTTGTCCCGAAGAGCTTCGGGACGAACCGGGGTACTGCCGCGCGACGTGTTCCCTGTCTGGCGAAAACGAGGCGCATCCTGCACCTCATTTCGCGGTTCCGGCGAGCCCCCGAAGGGTCTTGCCGAAGTAGTCGAACATTATAGACACCTACCCACCAGCCACGCAACACCCGCGGCCAACAAATCGCAGGGAAACCACAGCCCGCCGGCGCCGGAGGCCGTCGGCGCAAGCCGATGGCCCCCGCCGGTGTTATCTGGAGCGCCTACGGCGATCCGGATCAACACCGGCACGTATCACGGCGGCGCAAGCCGCCGGGATACGAATACTTACTTGATGATCTTGGCCACCACGCCGGCGCCGACCGTACGGCCACCTTCGCGGATCGCGAAGCGCAGGCCGTCGTCCATCGCCACCGGGTTGATCAGCGTGACCACCATCTTCACGTTGTCGCCCGGCATCACCATCTCGACGCCCTCCGGCAGCTCGCAGGCGCCGGTGATGTCGGTGGTGCGGAAGTAGAACTGCGGACGGTAGCCCTTGAAGAACGGCGTGTGGCGGCCGCCCTCGTCCTTCGACAGCACGTACACCTCGGCTTCGAACTCGGTGTGCGGCTTGATCGAACCCGGCTTGCACAGCACCTGGCCGCGCTCCACGTCGTCACGCTTGGTGCCGCGCAGCAGCAGGCCGGCGTTGTCGCCCGCCTGGCCCTGGTCGAGCAGCTTGCGGAACATCTCCACGCCGGTGACGGTCGTCTTGACGGTCGGACGGATGCCGACGATCTCGATTTCCTCGCCCACCTTGATGATGCCGCGCTCGATGCGACCGGTCACCACCGTGCCGCGGCCCGAGATCGAGAACACGTCCTCGACCGGCATCAGGAACGGCTTGTCCACGTCGCGCTCGGGCTCCGGGATCCAGGTGTCCAGCGCCTCGACCAGCTTCACGATCGCCGGCACGCCGATGTCCGACTGGTCGCCTTCCAGCGCCTTCAGCGCCGAACCCTGGATGATCGGGGTGTCATCGCCGGGGAAGTCGTACTTCGACAGCAGCTCGCGCACTTCCATCTCGACGAGCTCCATCAGCTCGGCGTCGTCGACCATGTCGGCCTTGTTCAGGAACACCACGATGTACGGCACGCCCACCTGGCGCGCCAGCAGGATGTGCTCGCGCGTCTGCGGCATCGGGCCGTCGGCGGCCGAGCAAACCAGGATCGCGCCGTCCATCTGCGCGGCACCGGTGATCATGTTCTTGACGTAGTCGGCGTGACCCGGGCAATCGACGTGCGCGTAATGGCGGTTCGGCGATTCGTACTCGACGTGCGAGGTCGAGATGGTGATGCCGCGCGCCTTCTCTTCCGGCGCCTTGTCGATCGCGTCGTAGGCGTGGAATTCGCCGCCGAAGCGTTCCGCACCGATCTTCGTCAGCGCCGCCGTCAGCGTCGTCTTGCCGTGGTCGACGTGACCGATCGTGCCCACGTTCACGTGGGGCTTGGTGCGCTCGAACTTACCCTTGGCCATGATTCTTCACTCTCAGAAAGTTGTTGGAAGGGACCGCGTTGCCGCGGCCGCTTACTTCTTCTTGACGACTTCGTCGACGATGTTGGTCGGCGCGTCGGCGTAATGGTCGAACTCCATCGTGAACGTCGCGCGGCCCTGGGACATCGAACGCAGGCTGGTCGCGTAGCCGAACATCTCGCCCAGCGGGATCATCGCGTTGACGATCTTGCCCGACGGGCTGTCGTCCTGGCCCTGCAGGATGCCGCGACGACGGCTGACGTCGCCCATCACGTCACCGATGTAATCCTCCGGCGACACGATCTCGACCTTCATGATCGGCTCCAGCAGGACCGGACCGGCCTTGTGGAAACCTTCCTTGAAGCCCATGGAGCCGGCGATCTTGAACGCCATTTCCGAGGAGTCGACTTCGTGGTACGAGCCGTCGATCAGCTTCACCTTGATGTCGACGATCGGGTAGCCGGCAAGCAGGCCGTTGGCCATTGCTTCCTGGATGCCCTTGTCGACGGCCGGGATGTATTCCTTCGGCACCACGCCGCCGACGATCGCGTTCTCGAACACGTAGCCCACGCCGGCTTCCTGCGGCGAGATTTCCAGCCACACGTGGCCGAACTGGCCCTTGCCGCCCGACTGGCGGACGAACTTGCCTTCCGACTTGACCGTCTTGCGGATGGTCTCGCGGTAGGCAACCTGCGGCTTGCCGACGTTGGCCTCGACGTTGAACTCGCGCTTCATGCGGTCCACGAGGATGTCCAGGTGCAGCTCACCCATGCCGGCGATGATCGTCTGGCCGGATTCCTCGTCGGTACGCACGCGGAACGACGGATCCTCCTGCGCCAGGCGACCAAGCGCGAGGCCCATCTTCTCCTGGTCGGACTTGGTCTTCGGCTCGACCGCCATCGAGATGACGGGCTCCGGGAAGATCATGCGTTCCAGCGTGATGATGTGGTCCTGCGCGCACAGCGTGTCGCCGGTGGTCACGTCCTTCAGGCCGACGGCCGCGGCGATGTCGCCCGCGCACACCTGCTTGATTTCCTGTCGATCGTTGGAGTGCATCTGCAACAGGCGGCCGATGCGTTCCTTGCGGCTCTTGACCGGGTTGAACACCTGGTCGCCGGCGTTGAGCACGCCCGAGTACACGCGGAAGAAGGTCAGCGAACCGACGAACGGGTCGGTCATGATCTTGAACGCCAGCGCCGAGAACGGCGCCTTGTCGTCGGAAACGCGGGTGTCCGGCTGGTCGCGGTCGTCGATGCCCTGGACCGGCGGCCGGTCGACGGGCGACGGCAGCAACTGGATCACGCCGTCAAGCATGGCCTGCACGCCCTTGTTCTTGAACGCGGTGCCGCAGTACACCGGCACGATCTCGACGTTCAGGGTGCGCAGACGCAGGCCGGCAACGATCTCGTCCTCGGTGAGCTCGCCGCCCTCGAGGTACTTGTCCATCAGCTCCTCGGTGGCCTCGGCCGCCGACTCCACCATGAACGCGCGCGCCTCGACGGCCTTGTCGGCCAGGTGCGCGGGAATCTCCTTGTACTCGAACACCATGCCCTGCGACGCGGTATCCCAATGGACCGCCTTCATCTTCAGCAGGTCGATGACGCCCTCGAAGCCGTCCTCGGCACCGACCGGCACCTGCATCGGCACCGGGCTCGCGCCCAGGCGCGACTTCAGCTGCTCGACGACCTTGTCGAAGTTGGCGCCGGTGCGGTCCATCTTGTTGACGAACGCCATGCGCGGCACGTGGTACTTGTTGGCCTGGCGCCAGACGGTTTCCGACTGCGGCTGCACGCCGCCAACGGCGCACAGCACGAACACGGCACCATCGAGCACGCGCAGGCTGCGCTCGACTTCGATCGTGAAGTCGACGTGCCCGGGGGTATCGATGATGTTGAAGCGGTGCTGCGGCAGCGACTTGTCCATGCCGGACCAGAACGCGGTGGTGGCCGCAGACTGGATCGTGATGCCGCGCTCCTGCTCCTGCTCCATCCAGTCCATGGTGGCGGCGCCGTCGTGCACTTCGCCCAGCTTGTGGCTGACACCCGTGTAGAACAGGATGCGCTCGGACGTGGTGGTCTTGCCGGCATCGATGTGGGCCATGATGCCGAAGTTGCGGTAGCGTTCGATGGGAGTGGTGCGAGCCACGGCGGTCTCTCTATTTTTTGTCCGCTGAGCGGAGAAGTTTCCGGATGGCCGAATGCCGCCAGAAGGCGGCACCCGGCTACTGCGATGTACTGGCGCCGGCGGGGCCGTCGCCGGCGGCGCGAGGTGCGCGCCGCCCGGGTGCCATTACCAGCGGTAGTGTGCGAACGCCTTGTTCGCCTCCGCCATGCGATGGGTTTCCTCGCGCTTCTTGATGGCGCCGCCGCGGTTCTCGGAGGCGTCGATCAGTTCGGCCGCAAGCTTGCGCGGCATGGTGTTCTCGCCACGCTTGCGCGCGGAGTCGATCAGCCAGCGCATCGCCAGCGCCATGCGCCGCGACTGGCGCACTTCGACCGGCACCTGGTACGTGGCACCGCCGACGCGACGCGACTTCACTTCGACCGAAGGCGAAATGTTGCCGAGCGCCTTTTCGACGACTTCGAGCGGGTTCGGAGTCTTTTCACCGATCACGTCCATGGCGCCGTAGACGATCTTTTCGGCGACGGACTTCTTGCCGCTGTACATGACCATGTTGATGAAGCGGGCGATGGTCTCGCTCCCGTGCTTCGGGTCGGGCAGCACCGAGCGCTGCGGGGTGTTTCCTTTACGCGACATTGTTCTTGTGCCTTTGTCAGTATCTGGTTCGACGGTGCGTCAACAGCCGGAGGCTCAGGCCTTCGGACGCTTCGCGCCGTACTTCGAACGCGCCTGCTTGCGCTTGGTGACGCCGGCGGCGTCGAGCGAGCCACGCACGGTGTGGTAACGCACGCCCGGGAGGTCCTTGACGCGACCGCCGCGGATCAGCACCACGGAGTGCTCCTGCAGGTTGTGGCCTTCGCCACCGATGTAGGAGATCACCTCGTAACCGTTGGTCAGGCGCACCTTGGCAACCTTGCGCAGGGCCGAGTTCGGCTTCTTCGGGGTGGTGGTGTAGACGCGCGTGCACACGCCGCGACGCTGGGGACAGTTCTCCAGGGCGGGCGAGTTGCTCTTGTAGGTTTCCGGGCTGCGCGACTTGCGCACAAGCTGGTTGATTGTTGCCATCGGTCTCGGGTCTTTGCTCTGGGCACGGGGCCCGCGGTGTGTGTGGCGGGCCTGGGCCCGGCTCTGGTGGCGCGGACCGAGGCCCGTGCCGGCCGCACGGTCCAGGTCCCGTGCGCGAAAACAAAGGCAGGCGGAATGATCCAGCCTGCCAGACGGAAAAGTATAGCGTGCGCCGACGACCAGCGTCAACGCAGCATACGACCCGCCATGCGCGCCCCAACCTGGGCGCAGCCATGGCCGCGATCTCTTTCCCGCCCATCCTGGGCCGAACACGAAGCGCCTCCATGGCACCTCATTTCGGGATCTGGGACGGCCCCGTGGGGCCGTCACTAACTTTGTATCAGCCTTCGTCGCCCTCGCCCGCCGCTTCCGCGGCGGCCGGGGCTTCGATCATCACTGCAGGTTCCGCGGCAACTTCTGCCACGGAGACCCCGGACAGCGCATCCATTTCGGAGTCGGTCAGGCCGGAGGCATTCTTGCGGCGCTGCGTATGGTACGCCAAGCCGGTGCCCGCCGGGATAAGGCGCCCGACGATGACGTTCTCCTTCAGGCCACGCAGGCTGTCACGGGTGCCGCGTACAGCGGCCTCGGTCAACACGCGGGTGGTCTCCTGGAACGACGCGGCGGAGATGAACGACTCGGTCGCAAGCGACGCCTTGGTGATACCCAGCAGCACCGGGTCGTAACGCACCGGCAGCTCGCCCTTGGCATTCAGCTTGATGTTGTCCTCGATCACGCGCTGGCGCTCGGCCTGCTCTCCATTGAGGAAACGGCTGTCACCGGCGTCGGTGATCTCCACCTTGCGCAGCATCTGGCGGACGATCACTTCGATGTGCTTGTCGTTGATCTTCACGCCCTGCAGGCGGTAGACGTCCTGGATTTCCTTGGTCAGGTACGACGCAAGTTCCTCGACGCCCTTCAGGCGCAGGATGTCCTGCGGGCTCGGCTCGCCGTCCACCACGGTCTCGCCCTTCTCGACGTGCTCGCCTTCGAACACGATGATCTGGCGGTACTTCGGGATCAGCTCCTCGTGATCGTCACCGTCGGCACCCTTGATGATCAGGCGCTGCTTGCCCTTGGTGTCCTTGCCGAAGCTCACCACGCCCGACTTCTCGGCGAGGATCGCCGGGTCCTTGGGCTTGCGGGCTTCGAACAGGTCGGCAACGCGCGGCAGGCCGCCGGTGATGTCGCGGGTCTTCGACGCTTCCTGCGGGATCTTCGCCACCACGTCGCCCACGCCGACGGACGCGCCGTCCTGCATGTTGACGATCGAGCGCGGCGGCAGCATGTACTGCGCCGGCAGGTCGGTGTTCGGGATGCTCAGGTCCTTGCCGGTCTTCTCGTCGACGATGCGGATGATCGGGCGCAGGTCCTTGCCCTGCGAGCCGCGACGCTTCGGATCGGTGATCTCGCGCGAGGCGAGGCCGGTCAGGTCGTCGGTCTTCTCGATCACCGTCACGCCGTCGATGAAGTCGACGAAGCGCATCACGCCCTTCACTTCCGACACGATCGGGTGGTTATGCGGGTCCCAGTTGGCGACCGTCTGCCCGGCCTTGACCGCCTGCGCGTCCTTGACGTGGATGGTCGCGCCGTACGGGAGCTTGTAGCGCTCGCGCTCGCGGCCATGGGCGTCGAGGATCGACAGCTCGCCGGAGCGCGACACCGCCACCAGGTGGCCGTTGCCGTGCTGGACCGACTTGATGTTGTTGAACTTCACCGAGCCGGTGGTCTTGACGGTGACGTTGTCGATCGCCGCCGCACGCGAAGCCGCGCCGCCGATGTGGAACGTACGCATCGTCAGCTGCGTGCCGGGCTCGCCGATGGACTGCGCGGCGACCACGCCGACCGCCTCGCCATGGTTCACCTGGTGTCCGCGACCGAGATCGCGGCCGTAGCACAGCGCGCAAACGCCGAAGGACGACTCGCAGGTGATGGTGGAGCGGACCTGGATGGTCTGCACGCCGTCGTCCTCGAGCTTCTGCACCCAGGCTTCGTCGAGCAGCGTATTGCGGGTCACCACCGGCTCGTCGTCATTGCCCGGCAGGAACACGTCCTCGGCAACCACGCGGCCCAGCACGCGATCCTTCAGCGGTTCGACCACGTCGCCGCCTTCCACGATCGGGGTCATGGTCAGGCCATCGCGCGTGCCGCAATCGGTCTCGGTGATCACCACGTCCTGCGCCACGTCGACCAGGCGACGGGTCAGGTAGCCGGAGTTCGCGGTCTTCAGCGCGGTATCCGCGAGGCCCTTGCGGGCGCCGTGGGTCGAGATGAAGTACTGCTGGACGTTCAGGCCCTCGCGGAAGTTCGAGGTGATCGGGGTCTCGATGATCGAGCCGTCGGGCTTGGCCATCAGGCCGCGCATGCCGGCCAGCTGGCGGATCTGCGCCTGCGAACCACGCGCGCCGGAGTCGGCCATGATGTACACGGAGTTCATCGACTTCTGCGGGACCTGCTCGCCCTTGGCGTTGGTCACGGTCTCGGTGCCGATGGCTTCCATCATCGCCTTGGCCACGCGCTCGTTCGTGCGCGACCAGATGTCGACGACCTTGTTGTAGCGCTCGCCCGCGGTGACCAGGCCCGACTGGTACTGCTGCTGGATTTCCAGCACCTCGCCCTCGGCCTCGGCCAGGATGCCCTTCTTCTCCGGCGGGATGATCATGTCGTCGATGCCGATGGAGACGCCGGCGCGCGTGGCGTACGCGAAGCCGGTGTACATCAGGCGGTCGGCGAACACGACCGTGTCCTTCAGGCCGAGCATGCGGTAGCAGGTGTTGATCAGGCGGCTGATGTTCTTCTTGTTCAGCTCGGTGTTGGCCAGCGAGAACGGCAGGCCCTCCGGCAGGATCTCCGCCAGCAACGCGCGGCCCACCGTGGTCTCCACGATCGAGGTGCCGGTCTTGCGGCCACCTTCTTCGTCGATCACGGTTTCGGTGATGCGCACCTTCACCTTGGCATGCAGGCCGGCGACCTTGGCGTCGTAGGCGCGCTTGACCTCGGACACGTTGGCGAACGCCATGCCCTCGCCCGGGGTGTTCTCCAGGGCGCGGGTCATGTAGTACAGGCCCAGCACCACGTCCTGCGACGGCACGATGATCGGCTCGCCGTTGGCCGGCGACAGGATGTTGTTGGACGACATCATCAGCGCACGCGCTTCCAGCTGGGCTTCCAGCGAGAGCGGCACGTGGACGGCCATCTGGTCACCGTCGAAGTCGGCGTTGAACGCGGTGCAGACCAGCGGGTGCAGCTGGATGGCCTTGCCCTCGATCAGCACCGGCTCGAACGCCTGGATGCCCAGGCGGTGCAGCGTCGGCGCGCGGTTCAGCAGCACCGGATGCTCGCGGATCACCTCTTCGAGGATGTCCCACACCTCGGCCTCTTCGCGCTCGACGAGCTTCTTGGCGGCCTTGATGGTGGTGGCCAGGCCGCGGCGCTGCAGCTTGGCGAAGATGAAGGGCTTGAACAGCTCGAGCGCCATCTTCTTCGGCAGGCCGCACTGGTGCAGCTTCAGGTACGGGCCGACCACGATGACCGAACGGCCCGAGTAGTCGACGCGCTTGCCGAGCAGGTTCTGGCGGAAGCGACCCTGCTTGCCCTTGATCATGTCGGCGAGCGACTTGAGCGGGCGCTTGTTGGTGCCGGTGATGGCGCGGCCGCGACGGCCGTTGTCCATCAGCGCGTCAACCGATTCCTGCAGCATGCGCTTCTCGTTGCGCACGATGATGTCGGGCGCGTTGAGCTCCAGCAGGCGACGCAGGCGGTTGTTGCGGTTGATGACGCGGCGGTACAGGTCGTTGAGGTCGGAGGTCGCGAAGCGGCCACCGTCCAGCGGCACCAGCGGACGCAGGTCCGGCGGCAGCACCGGCAGCACGGTCATCACCATCCACTCGGGGCGGTTGCCCGACTCGAGGAAGGCCTCGACCAGCTTGATGCGCTTGGTGAGGCGCTTGAGCTTGGTCTCGGAACCGGTGGCGGCGATGTCTTCGCGCAGCTGCACCATCTGCGCCTGCAGGTCGATCGTGCGCAGCAGGTCGAACACGGCTTCGGCGCCCATGGCGGCGTCGAAGTCGTCGCCGTGCTCCTGGCGCATCTGCATGTACTGCTCTTCGTTGAGCAGCTGGCCACGCTCCATCGGAGTCAGGCCCGGCTCGGTGACCACGAACGCCTCGAAGTAGAGGATGCGTTCGATGTCACGCAGCGTCATGTCCAGCATCAGGCCGATGCGCGACGGCAGCGACTTGAGGAACCAGATGTGCGCGGTCGGGCTGGCCAGGTCGATGTGGCCCATGCGCTCGCGGCGCACCTTGGCCAGCGTCACTTCCGTGCCGCACTTCTCGCACACCACGCCGCGGTGCTTCATGCGCTTGTACTTGCCGCACAGGCACTCGTAGTCCTTGATCGGGCCGAAGATGGCCGAGCAGAACAGGCCGTCACGCTCCGGCTTGAAGGTGCGGTAGTTGATGGTCTCGGGCTTCTTGACCTCGCCGAACGACCACGATCGGATCAGGTCGGGGGAGGCGAGCGCGATCTTGATCGCGTCGAAGTCGAGCGCCGGGCGCTGCTGGTTGAACAGGTTCAGAAGGTCTTTCATGTGTTTCTCCGGGATCGGGAATCGAGGACGGGGCTGCGGTGCTTGCGGGTGCGGGGCGCGTCATGCGCGCCCTGCCCCGGCTGCGTCCTCAGTTCTCTTCCAGCTCCATGTTGATCGCGAGCGAGCGGATTTCCTTGACCAGCACGTTGAAGGACTCGGGCATGCCCGCGACCATCTCGTGTTCGCCGTCGACGATGTTCTTGTACATCTGGTTGCGGCCCTGCACGTCGTCCGACTTGACCGTCAGCATCTCCTGCAGCGTGTACGCCGCGCCGTAGGCCTCCAGCGCCCAGACCTCCATCTCGCCGAAGCGCTGGCCGCCGAACTGCGCCTTGCCGCCCAGCGGCTGCTGGGTGACGAGCGAGTACGGACCGGTGGAACGCGCGTGCATCTTGTCGTCGACCAGGTGGTTGAGCTTCAGCATGTGCATGTAGCCCACGGTGACCTTGCGCTCGAACGCGTCGCCGGTGCGGCCGTCGAACAGCTGCGCCTGGCCGTTGGTCGGCAGGTCGGCCAGCGTCAGCATCGCCTTGATCTCGGACTCGTCGGCACCGTCGAACACCGGGGTGGCCATCGGCACGCCGTCGGTCAGGTTGTGCGCCAACGCCAGCAGTTCCTCGTCGCTGAACTGCTTGAGGTCGACGCGCTGGCCGTGCAGCTTGTCGTCGTGGTTGTAGATCTGGTCGAGGAACTTGCGCAGCTCGGTGATCT
This Luteimonas sp. MC1572 DNA region includes the following protein-coding sequences:
- the rpsL gene encoding 30S ribosomal protein S12, which produces MATINQLVRKSRSPETYKSNSPALENCPQRRGVCTRVYTTTPKKPNSALRKVAKVRLTNGYEVISYIGGEGHNLQEHSVVLIRGGRVKDLPGVRYHTVRGSLDAAGVTKRKQARSKYGAKRPKA
- the rpsG gene encoding 30S ribosomal protein S7: MSRKGNTPQRSVLPDPKHGSETIARFINMVMYSGKKSVAEKIVYGAMDVIGEKTPNPLEVVEKALGNISPSVEVKSRRVGGATYQVPVEVRQSRRMALAMRWLIDSARKRGENTMPRKLAAELIDASENRGGAIKKREETHRMAEANKAFAHYRW
- the rplC gene encoding 50S ribosomal protein L3 gives rise to the protein MTAKRYSLGIVGRKAGMTRVFTEDGQSIPVTLIEATPNRITQIKTQETDGYSAVQVAVGTKRAVLVNKPETGHLAKAKVEAGRGLWELRVGDDQIGGFEVGGEIRADIFEVGQIVDVEGVTKGKGFQGTIKRWNFKMGDATHGNSLSHRSPGSIGQRQTPGRVFPGKKMSGHMGAVRQSTQNLEVVRVDAERGLIAVKGAVPGAPGGDVIVRPTSKA
- the fusA gene encoding elongation factor G; the protein is MARTTPIERYRNFGIMAHIDAGKTTTSERILFYTGVSHKLGEVHDGAATMDWMEQEQERGITIQSAATTAFWSGMDKSLPQHRFNIIDTPGHVDFTIEVERSLRVLDGAVFVLCAVGGVQPQSETVWRQANKYHVPRMAFVNKMDRTGANFDKVVEQLKSRLGASPVPMQVPVGAEDGFEGVIDLLKMKAVHWDTASQGMVFEYKEIPAHLADKAVEARAFMVESAAEATEELMDKYLEGGELTEDEIVAGLRLRTLNVEIVPVYCGTAFKNKGVQAMLDGVIQLLPSPVDRPPVQGIDDRDQPDTRVSDDKAPFSALAFKIMTDPFVGSLTFFRVYSGVLNAGDQVFNPVKSRKERIGRLLQMHSNDRQEIKQVCAGDIAAAVGLKDVTTGDTLCAQDHIITLERMIFPEPVISMAVEPKTKSDQEKMGLALGRLAQEDPSFRVRTDEESGQTIIAGMGELHLDILVDRMKREFNVEANVGKPQVAYRETIRKTVKSEGKFVRQSGGKGQFGHVWLEISPQEAGVGYVFENAIVGGVVPKEYIPAVDKGIQEAMANGLLAGYPIVDIKVKLIDGSYHEVDSSEMAFKIAGSMGFKEGFHKAGPVLLEPIMKVEIVSPEDYIGDVMGDVSRRRGILQGQDDSPSGKIVNAMIPLGEMFGYATSLRSMSQGRATFTMEFDHYADAPTNIVDEVVKKK
- the tuf gene encoding elongation factor Tu, with the protein product MAKGKFERTKPHVNVGTIGHVDHGKTTLTAALTKIGAERFGGEFHAYDAIDKAPEEKARGITISTSHVEYESPNRHYAHVDCPGHADYVKNMITGAAQMDGAILVCSAADGPMPQTREHILLARQVGVPYIVVFLNKADMVDDAELMELVEMEVRELLSKYDFPGDDTPIIQGSALKALEGDQSDIGVPAIVKLVEALDTWIPEPERDVDKPFLMPVEDVFSISGRGTVVTGRIERGIIKVGEEIEIVGIRPTVKTTVTGVEMFRKLLDQGQAGDNAGLLLRGTKRDDVERGQVLCKPGSIKPHTEFEAEVYVLSKDEGGRHTPFFKGYRPQFYFRTTDITGACELPEGVEMVMPGDNVKMVVTLINPVAMDDGLRFAIREGGRTVGAGVVAKIIK
- the rplB gene encoding 50S ribosomal protein L2 — encoded protein: MPLMKFKPTSPGRRSAVRVVTPELHKGAPHAALVEPQSKTGGRNHHGRITTRHMGGGHKQHYRIIDFKRDKEGIPARVERIEYDPNRTAHIALLCYVDGERRYIIAPKGLKAGDQVIAGNDAPIKAGNTLPLRNIPVGSTVHCVEMKPGKGAQIARAAGAGVQLVARDGLYATVRLRSGEMRRVPAECRATIGEVGNVEHNLQKLGKAGASRWRGIKPTVRGAAMNPVDHPHGGGEAKAGQGNPHPVTPWGVPTKGYKTRHNKRTQQFIVRDRRS
- the rpsJ gene encoding 30S ribosomal protein S10; this translates as MADQKIRIRLKAFDHRLIDRSASEIVETAKRTGAQVRGPIPLPTKIERYTILTSPHVDKDARDQYETRTHKRVLDIVDPNDKTVDALMKLELAAGVDVQIKLT
- the rplD gene encoding 50S ribosomal protein L4, encoding MELSINGSSDKMSVSEGVFGREFNMDLVHQVVVAYRNAGRSGTKAQKTRSEVSGTTKKSKKQKGGGARHGALTAPIFVGGGVTFAAKPRSFEQKVNRKMYRAAMSTILSELARQGRLQVVESFDVAETNTSAFAEKLKGLDLGKRPLIVTEDASDHLYLSARNLPYVQIRDVQGLDPVSLVGADSVLVTADAIKKIEEWLA
- the rplW gene encoding 50S ribosomal protein L23 codes for the protein MNDAKLYALIRAPRVSEKTARLQEVSNQYAFEVATDATKADIKIAIEKLFAVKVEAVNVLNVKGKQKAFRNRNGRRGDWRKAYVTLADGQSIDVMNTKA